One Aphelocoma coerulescens isolate FSJ_1873_10779 chromosome 4A, UR_Acoe_1.0, whole genome shotgun sequence DNA window includes the following coding sequences:
- the IL2RG gene encoding cytokine receptor common subunit gamma — MAVPGTFLVPLLLLLCGPGLCPAAAQSHPGVECVLFNEEYMTCMWGSRETLSVNYSLYYRYKNASDKVECKHYLQDHGVRVGCYFKQNELIQFQSFHVFINASIGGKTLEIPSKRMLLQDLVKPEAPVNLTIRNMSNNQLQLTWATPYPKARCLEHAVKYKSNKDTSWTELSVNGDVFSLPSVDYEKYYTFYVRSKINKYCGSTQFWSEWSAPVFWGSKSTSKGTVEEQLHWFKIHTILVPIASCLLLLVLVILLMRIERVWVILMPRIPNPSKNFDELFITHNGNFQEWAGVPKDVVESFKPNYSENICYVTELPPKDSHEPLWDSSNHAPPPMPGPPAAPSEHSPYQKSYGRV, encoded by the exons ATGGCGGTTCCTGGCACCTTCCTCGTgcctctcctccttctcctctgtgGGCCAGgtctctgtcctgctgctgcccaaagCCATCCAG GGGTGGAGTGTGTCCTCTTCAACGAGGAGTACATGACCTGCATGTGGGGAAGCAGAGAGACACTCAGCGTCAACTACTCCCTCTACTACCG GTACAAGAACGCATCTGACAAGGTGGAGTGCAAGCATTACCTGCAGGACCATGGTGTCAGGGTCGGCTGCTACTTCAAGCAGAAcgagctcatccagttccagtctttccatgttttcatcAATGCCAGCATTGGCGGCAAAACCCTGGAGATCCCCAGCAAGCGCATGTTGCTGCAGGACCTGG TGAAACCAGAGGCGCCTGTCAACCTGACCATCCGCAACATGAGCAACAATCAGCTGCAGCTGACCTGGGCCACCCCATACCCCAAAGCCAGGTGCCTGGAGCATGCTGTCAAGTACAAGAGCAACAAGGACACCAGCTGGACG GAGCTCTCAGTGAATGGAGATGTCTTCTCCTTGCCCAGCGTGGACTATGAGAAGTACTACACCTTCTATGTGCGCAGCAAGATCAACAAATATTGTGGCAGCACCCAGTTCTGGAGTGAGTGGAGCGCTCCTGTCTTCTGGGGCAGCAAGTCCACCAGCAAGG GCACGGTGGAGGAACAGCTGCACTGGTTCAAGATCCACACGATCTTGGTCCCCATTgcctcctgcctgctcctgctggtCCTGGTCATCCTCCTGATGCGCATAGAAAG GGTATGGGTCATCCTGATGCCCCGAATTCCCAACCCCAGCAAAAATTTTGATGAGCTGTTCATCACCCACAACGGCAACTTCCAG GAATGGGCTGGAGTCCCCAAAGATGTCGTGGAGAGCTTCAAGCCCAACTACAGTGAGAACATCTGCTATGTGACTGAGCTGCCACCCAAGGACAGCCATGAGCCCCTCTGGGACAGCAGCAACCACGCACCACCTCCAATGCCTgggcccccagctgcccccagcgaGCACAGCCCCTACCAGAAGAGCTACGGGAGAGTGTGA